Genomic DNA from Acidisoma sp. PAMC 29798:
GAAGCTCCTCGATCGGGCCGCCCTCGCGCTGAGCCCGACCGCTGCCGGTCATGACAATCAGCGTCTGGCCGAGGGGATGGGTGTGCCAGGCCGTGCGGGCGCCAGGCTCGAAAGTAACCAGGGCACCCGCCACCCGCGCGGGCTCGGGCGGACTGAACAGCGGATCGATGCGAACCGTGCCGGTAAACCAGTCCGCCGGCCCACGGCCGGACGGCGTCGCGCCGCTGCGCTTGATGTCCATCGGATATCTCCCTTGATGACGGCGATACAGACTGCGCAGCGGTCATTGTTTTGACGGACCGGCGCACCGCGCCTAACTTCACCACAACCAAGGGGAGCCCCGAAAGGGGCTGAGAGGCCATGGCGCGAAACTCCGCGCGGATTGGCGACCCTTAACACCTGATCCAGGTCATGCTGGCGAAGGGATGGAGGTTGCGATGCCGATGACAGTGGTGGGCGCCGGCGTGGCTGGGCTCACAATGGCCCTGGCCCTTTCGCAGGGCGGTGCGGATGTGACGGTGCTGGAGCGTGGGCCGCGCCTGGGGGCTGCGTCCTGCTCGCGCTATGCCGGTGGCATGCTGGCACCCTGGTGCGAAGCCGAAAGCGCCGAACCCCTCGTCACCCGGCTCGGCCAGGAAGCCCTCATCTATTGGCCGCAGGTTCATCCGGCGACCGTGCAACGCGGCAGCCTCGTTCTGGCGCCGGCGCGGGATGCGCCCGACCTCGAACGGTTCGCGCGGCGCACGACCGATCACCAAAGGCTCGACGCCGAGGGCATCGCGGCGCTGGAGCCCGATCTCGCCGGACGGTTCCGAGCGGCGGTGTTCTTCCCGAAGGAGGCGCATCTCGATCCGCGTCGCGCCTTGGTCTCTCTGCATGACACGCTGGTCGCGCGCGGCGTCGAAATCCGCTTCGGATGCGATGTCGAGATGGCGTCACACGCGCATGAGATGATGGTGGATTGCCGGGGTTTCGCGGCCGCGGACAGGCTGCCCGATCTGCGTGGCGTCAAAGGCGAGATGCTCATTCTCCGCTGCCCGGCCATCACGTTTTCGCGCCCCATTCGGCTGCTGCATCCGCGTTTTCCACTTTACGTCGTGCCACGCGGCGACGGCATCTTCATGATCGGCGCGACAA
This window encodes:
- a CDS encoding (R)-mandelonitrile lyase; translated protein: MDIKRSGATPSGRGPADWFTGTVRIDPLFSPPEPARVAGALVTFEPGARTAWHTHPLGQTLIVMTGSGRAQREGGPIEELRPGDVVWFEPGEKHWHGASATTAMSHIAIQEKLNGSPVDWLEHVTDAQYQG
- a CDS encoding FAD-dependent oxidoreductase, with the protein product MPMTVVGAGVAGLTMALALSQGGADVTVLERGPRLGAASCSRYAGGMLAPWCEAESAEPLVTRLGQEALIYWPQVHPATVQRGSLVLAPARDAPDLERFARRTTDHQRLDAEGIAALEPDLAGRFRAAVFFPKEAHLDPRRALVSLHDTLVARGVEIRFGCDVEMASHAHEMMVDCRGFAAADRLPDLRGVKGEMLILRCPAITFSRPIRLLHPRFPLYVVPRGDGIFMIGATMLESGERHRVTARSVVELLNAAYALHPAFAEAEILEMGADARPTFPDNLPRIRRVGRHVAVNGLFRHGFLLSPALARRAVEFLLHGIEDPEVMDENPRQQRSA